The following proteins are co-located in the Pedobacter sp. FW305-3-2-15-E-R2A2 genome:
- a CDS encoding ClbS/DfsB family four-helix bundle protein, protein MHQKNNIHQYQIMAVPRNKEELLSAIRTTYQKLKVDLAGISEDQAQVPELEGHAKDTKMTVVNLLSYLCGWAELVLKWQERKELALPVDFPETGYKWNELGKLAQKFYKDYEGDSLETISGKLEQAVQRILSVVEGKSNEALYGIAWYDKWTMGRMIQFNTSSPYTNARGRIRKWKKEMKLM, encoded by the coding sequence ATGCATCAGAAAAATAACATCCATCAGTATCAGATCATGGCAGTTCCCCGAAATAAAGAAGAGCTTTTAAGCGCAATCCGGACAACCTATCAGAAGTTAAAAGTAGATCTGGCAGGCATCTCAGAAGATCAGGCACAAGTGCCCGAACTGGAAGGGCATGCGAAAGATACCAAAATGACAGTGGTCAACCTGTTGTCTTACCTCTGTGGATGGGCAGAACTGGTCTTGAAATGGCAGGAACGAAAGGAGCTTGCTTTGCCGGTAGATTTTCCGGAAACCGGATATAAATGGAATGAGCTGGGGAAACTGGCGCAGAAATTCTATAAAGATTATGAGGGGGACAGCCTGGAAACGATTAGCGGGAAACTGGAGCAGGCCGTACAGCGGATCTTGTCTGTAGTGGAAGGAAAAAGTAATGAGGCACTTTATGGTATTGCCTGGTATGACAAATGGACGATGGGGAGGATGATCCAGTTTAACACTTCCTCCCCATATACCAATGCCAGAGGGCGCATCCGTAAATGGAAAAAGGAAATGAAGCTAATGTGA